One Panicum virgatum strain AP13 chromosome 9K, P.virgatum_v5, whole genome shotgun sequence genomic region harbors:
- the LOC120650703 gene encoding protein pleiotropic regulatory locus 1-like: protein MPAAMAADGLPVEPQSLKKLSLKSLKRSLDLFAPAQSLLFAPDAESKRIRTGCKVRAEYGAVKDPPAEQGRGQGKGTSAPSTALALPGTQDTKDAHREGTSNAIVPAPLMLPKAPESTIPGKNTTLSIPGSSDRFSTSALMERIPSRWPRPVWHAPWKNYRVISGHLGWVRSIAFDPGNEWFCTGSADRTIKIWDLASGTLKLTLTGHIEQVRGLAVSQRHTYLFSAGDDKQVKCWDLEQNKVIRSYHGHLSGVYCLALHPTIDILLTGGRDSVCRVWDIRTKAHVSALTGHDNTVCSVFARPTDPQVVTGSHDTTIKLWDLVAGRTMCTLTHHKKSVRAMALHPKEKSFASASADNIKKFSLPKGEFLHNMLSQQKTIINSMAVNEDGVMATGGDNGSLWFWDWKSGHNFQQEQTIVQPGKYCFSPCIDW from the exons atgccggcggcgatggcggcggatgGATTGCCGGTCGAGCCGCAGTCGCTGAAGAAGCTGAGCCTGAAGTCGCTGAAGCGCTCGCTGGACCTCTTCGCCCCCGCCCAATCCCTCCTCTTCGCGCCCGACGCCGAGAG CAAGAGGATTCGCACCGGGTGCAAGGTGAGGGCCGAGTACGGGGCGGTGAAGGATCCGCCTGCTGAGCAGGGGCGCGGGCAGGGCAAGGGGACTTCGGCGCCGTCTACAGCGCTTGCGTTGCCAG GCACACAAGATACAAAAGATGCTCACAGAGAAGGCACTAGTAATGCCATTGTCCCTGCACCTCTTATGCTACCAAAAGCACC TGAATCTACAATTCCTGGCAAAAATACAACTTTGTCAATTCCTGGATCATCTGACAG ATTTTCTACATCGGCACTGATGGAAAGGATACCAAGTAGATGGCCACGGCCTGTGTGGCATGCTCCTTGGAAGAACTATCGG GTCATCAGTGGTCACTTGGGTTGGGTGCGTTCTATAGCGTTTGATCCGGGCAATGAGTGGTTCTGTACAGGTTCAGCTGATAGGACAATAAAG ATATGGGATCTTGCATCAGGAACACTGAAGCTTACTCTGACTGGTCATATTGAACAAGTTCGTG GACTTGCTGTCAGCCAACGGCATACTTATTTATTTTCTGCTGGTGATGACAAACAAGTAAAATGTTGGGACCTTGAACAAAACAAG GTTATTAGGTCTTACCATGGGCATCTGAGCGGTGTTTACTGCCTCGCTCTCCATCCAACTATTGATATATTACTGACTGGCGGTCGAGATTCAGTTTGCAGG GTGTGGGACATCCGGACGAAAGCGCATGTTTCTGCTTTGACAGGTCACGATAACACTGTCTGTTCAGTGTTTGCACGCCCAACG GATCCTCAAGTTGTAACTGGCTCACATGATACAACTATCAAACTCTGGGATCTTGTTGCTG GGAGGACTATGTGTACTCTTACACACCATAAGAAGTCTGTTCGGGCTATGGCATTGCATCCAAAGGA GAAATCATTTGCATCAGCATCAGCGGACAACATAAAGAAGTTTAGCCTTCCCAAAGGAGAATTCCTCCACAACATGCT GTCTCAGCAGAAAACTATCATAAATTCTATGGCTGTAAATGAGGATGGTGTCATGGCAACTGGAG gGGACAATGGAAGCCTGTGGTTTTGGGACTGGAAGAGTGGCCATAACTTTCAACAAGAGCAGACTATAGTTCAACCGGGTAAGTattgtttttcaccatgcaTTGATTGGTAA
- the LOC120650705 gene encoding 50S ribosomal protein L18-like — protein sequence MVIPPPERAARVTRFLKPYLLRMHFSNKYVSAQVIHTPTSTVACSASSQEKLLRPNMESTRDVSAAAKIGKLLGERLLLKGIPAVSIHMKREQKYHGKVKAVIDSVREAGVKLL from the coding sequence ATGGTGATCCCTCCACCAGAAAGGGCAGCTAGAGTCACCCGCTTTCTGAAGCCCTACCTGTTGAGGATGCATTTCTCAAACAAGTATGTATCCGCTCAGGTCATCCATACCCCAACATCGACTGTCGCATGTTCAGCAAGCTCGCAGGAGAAGCTTCTGAGACCAAACATGGAATCGACCCGTGATGTTTCAGCTGCGGCGAAGATTGGAAAGTTGCTTGGTGAGCGCCTTCTGCTCAAGGGAATACCTGCAGTGTCCATCCATATGAAGAGAGAACAGAAGTACCATGGGAAAGTCAAGGCTGTAATAGATTCTGTTAGAGAAGCTGGagtcaaattgttgtga